The Chryseolinea soli nucleotide sequence GATGATCACCTCCTGGACACCACCTCGCAGAGTTCATTTTGCGCACTGCGTGTGGCCCCGTTTTTCCTTCAGGAAAAGGCCATCGTTATTCAGGTGAAATCAGGTCAGGCTCGATCATCGATGCATGTGGCGGCAAAAATGGATGAGGAGATGCGTCTGCGCATTCAAAACGATTTGCAAACCCTCGTAGCCAATACCGGGACCCAGCGCGCCATCGCCCGCCTCGCCATCTTTGAGATCAACGAACTCATTTACGATGTAACCTATGGTCTCTACAAACTCCGGATGGCAGAGAAAGCGGCAGGGGTGCCGATCGTTAGCTACTACTACCAACGACTGTTGAAAAAATACGGCATGGACACGCTATGATGCGTGATTCAACTTATACGGATACACCTTTCCCGACGCCCACTGTGCCACATACAAGTTGCCATCTCTATCCACACATACATCGTGGGGATGGACAAATAATTTTTCCGCTTGCGCCATGGGCTGCAATTTTCCATCCGCATACACGGGCGGTGTTCCCCCAATGTTAGAGATCACTTTGTTGTTCTTGTCCAGGATCGTGACAAAGCCGGTTCCCTCTGCGCCGAGGTCGGGTGAGCGAAGTACGGCGGCAAAGAGATGATCGCCTTTGATCACGGGGCGACATACACAAGCTCCAGGCAATGCAATGATCTCGATCAATTCTCCTTCCATCGAAAACCGTTTGAAACAATTGCGCGTGCGATCGGTCACTAACAGCGTGGGATTGCCTTTGCGTTTGTCGATCACGATGCCGTGGGCGTTGTCGAGTTTAGCATCGCCTTCTCCCCTGCCGCCAAAATAGTGTTTCAGTTTTCCTGTGGAATCATAATGTAAAATGTATTGGGCGCCATAGCCGTCGGCGATGTAGAAGTCGCCGTTGTCGGCAACAGCCACTTCGGTGGGGACGAATTGTTCGGCTTTGGGATAAAGGTTGTCTTCCTGGGGTGGGTCGATGGTGAGGAGCAGCTCTCCTTTCAGACTGGCTTTGTAGACCTGGTGCTTCACGGTGTCGGTGATGAAAAGGGTGTCGCCGGCGAGCGTGAGGCCGTGGCCGCCGGGGAATTCATGTCCCCAGGTTTGCAAGAGCTTGCCCGAGGTGTTGAAGACCATGATGTTGTTTTTGGTTTCGTTGGTGAGCAGCAGGATGTTTCCGGAAGCGTCCTGCACCATTTCGTGGCAATCGTTCACGGGATTTTTCAGCGGATCGGCTTTACTCCACTGGGTGTCCAGCGTGAACTTCATGTTGCCTTGGCCATAGACGGGGCCGGCTTTGCGGGCCAGCAGATCGGTGGTGATGGTGAGCGTTGCTATGGAGGCGAGGCTGGCGCGTTGGATAAAGGCTCTTCGTTTCATAGGGTTGTAGTTTAGAAATGTTAGCGACAGTTGATGATCATTTTTTATCCCTGCAGGCTTTCGGCGCCCATAGGTTTGACGGAGGTGAGCAGGTAGCGGTTGAGCGGGAAGCTCACTTCCAATAGAACTTTCAGGTGGTTATCCAGGGCATCCGTTACGATGGCCATATCGGTGCGGGAGAGGATGTAGGGATGGGGCTCTACAAAGCCGGGCATGGTCTGGAAGGATTCCCAGTGGATGGCGAGCGTGTCGCCCTCCTGGAGGCGCTCCAGTTCCTGCGGGGGTAATTCTACATAGGTGGTGCAGGAAGAGAGGTTGATTTGGTGCGTTTCCATTGGTGTAGCGATTTACTTCTGGGTTAAGGGGGCGAAGTAAAGCTACTGATTTTTTTAAAAATACATTTTATCCCTCCTTCGCTAAAGCTACGCCCTCCTTTACTAAAACTTCGACGGTCACGTCTTTTCTTGTTGCGTTGCCCTTGGTGGGTTAAAAAGGGATTACGGTTTTAGAATGAGCACTGACGATGTGTTGTTGAGCCATTCGCTGTGGGATTCCATGAGTTTTTTCCAGCTTTCGAGGCTGAGGATGACCAGCTCTTGTTGGGCGAGGAAGGCTTTGTCGATGGATTTGTCTTGTAAAAGGCGGATGTGTTGGGGGGCGTTTTGTTCGATGGCGCGGATGGACTCGCGGATCTCGGCGTCGTGTTTTGCGACATCGTTTAGATTGAGGATGGTGATTTGAGCCTCGGCGTTGTTGATGAGGCGCTGGGCATAGCCGATCAGAAATTTGTCGCGGGGCTCCAGCAGGGGGATGAAGACGCGGTCGATTTTTTCGAGTTCTTTATCGATGAGGATGCCTACGGGCACATGGCTTCGGTTTAGG carries:
- a CDS encoding 6-bladed beta-propeller: MKRRAFIQRASLASIATLTITTDLLARKAGPVYGQGNMKFTLDTQWSKADPLKNPVNDCHEMVQDASGNILLLTNETKNNIMVFNTSGKLLQTWGHEFPGGHGLTLAGDTLFITDTVKHQVYKASLKGELLLTIDPPQEDNLYPKAEQFVPTEVAVADNGDFYIADGYGAQYILHYDSTGKLKHYFGGRGEGDAKLDNAHGIVIDKRKGNPTLLVTDRTRNCFKRFSMEGELIEIIALPGACVCRPVIKGDHLFAAVLRSPDLGAEGTGFVTILDKNNKVISNIGGTPPVYADGKLQPMAQAEKLFVHPHDVCVDRDGNLYVAQWASGKVYPYKLNHAS